Proteins encoded together in one Nocardioides marinisabuli window:
- a CDS encoding helicase-associated domain-containing protein produces the protein MSAEGFRTLADQLRSWPDARLSRLLLARPDLATPAPHDSGQLASRAATRSSLLRALDQLTRLELCVLDALVVAGQTTRAELVSLVHADPAATTAALEHLTDLALVWDSPTGPRVLSGVAEGLAGGPGAGVSGLRTRSPEPVDPAVVAARLAELSAPARTLLEHVLDHGGEATTGTSRHTVTAAEAATPAEELLARRLLVPRGGGSVVLPGEVGLVLRGGRTTTEPVDDVPALPTTERSAAMVDKVAAGAAFEAVRRVELLLDHWGTQPPAALRSGGLGVRDLRAASALLHVDEPTTALLVETASAAGLLATGQGAEGEAAWLPTDELDRWSTRSPAERWWVLARAWWDSARLPGLVGTRDPAGKTWNALAPELAGVHQVETRHLTLRELAAVPAGEVLASGTGLPALVARVAWLRPRRPRTRADQVAWALSEAEALGVAGLGGVASYVAGLVGDGDGAAAVAALDALMPPPVDHVLLQADLTAVAPGPLESTLAKRLQLLADVESRGGATVYRFTSSSVRRALDTGWSAVEVHDFISSVSRTPVPQPLSYLVDDTARTFGSIRVGHAEAFLRADDEAALSEVLHHPKAASLGLRRIAPTVLVSATPLDVLLPRLRELGAAPVVEGPDGTVRVARPDQLRARTPRDRRPEGLRAARGSATVAAVVTAVRAGDRAASSRPAGAGQALSPSGSLAALREAVETGASVLIGYVDNHGTRSERVVDPRSVEGGTLTAHDHRADDLRSFAVHRITSVAPVSP, from the coding sequence ATGTCCGCCGAGGGGTTCCGCACGCTCGCCGACCAGCTGCGCAGCTGGCCGGACGCGCGGCTGTCCCGCCTGCTGCTGGCCCGTCCCGATCTCGCCACTCCAGCCCCTCACGACTCCGGCCAGCTGGCGTCGCGTGCCGCCACCCGGTCCTCGTTGCTCCGCGCGCTCGACCAGCTGACCCGGCTCGAGCTCTGCGTGCTTGATGCCCTCGTGGTGGCGGGTCAAACCACCCGCGCCGAACTCGTCTCCCTCGTGCACGCCGACCCGGCCGCGACGACCGCCGCGCTCGAGCACCTCACCGACCTCGCGCTGGTCTGGGACTCCCCCACCGGGCCCCGGGTCCTCAGCGGTGTCGCCGAGGGCCTGGCCGGAGGTCCGGGAGCCGGCGTGAGCGGGCTGCGCACCCGCTCCCCCGAGCCGGTCGACCCCGCGGTCGTGGCCGCCCGCCTCGCCGAGCTGTCGGCCCCGGCCCGCACGCTGCTCGAGCACGTGCTCGACCACGGCGGCGAGGCCACCACCGGCACCTCGCGCCACACCGTCACCGCCGCCGAGGCCGCCACCCCCGCCGAGGAGCTGCTGGCCCGCCGGCTGCTGGTGCCGCGCGGCGGCGGGTCGGTGGTGCTGCCCGGCGAGGTGGGCCTGGTCCTGCGCGGTGGGCGCACCACCACCGAGCCCGTCGACGACGTGCCCGCGCTGCCGACCACCGAGCGCTCCGCCGCGATGGTCGACAAGGTCGCGGCCGGCGCCGCCTTCGAGGCCGTACGCCGGGTCGAGCTGCTGCTGGACCACTGGGGCACCCAGCCGCCGGCGGCGCTGCGCAGCGGCGGGCTGGGGGTGCGCGACCTGCGGGCCGCCTCGGCGCTGCTGCACGTCGACGAGCCCACCACCGCCCTGCTCGTCGAGACCGCCTCGGCCGCCGGGCTGCTGGCCACCGGCCAGGGCGCCGAGGGCGAGGCCGCGTGGCTGCCCACCGACGAGCTCGACCGGTGGAGCACCCGCTCGCCCGCCGAGCGCTGGTGGGTGCTGGCGCGCGCCTGGTGGGACAGCGCCCGCCTCCCCGGGCTGGTCGGCACCCGCGACCCCGCGGGCAAGACCTGGAACGCGCTGGCCCCCGAGCTGGCGGGCGTGCACCAGGTCGAGACCCGCCACCTCACCCTGCGCGAGCTGGCGGCGGTGCCGGCCGGCGAGGTGCTGGCCTCCGGCACCGGCCTGCCGGCGCTGGTGGCCCGCGTCGCCTGGCTGCGCCCGCGACGGCCCCGCACCCGCGCCGACCAGGTCGCCTGGGCCCTCAGCGAGGCCGAGGCGCTCGGCGTCGCCGGGCTGGGCGGGGTGGCGTCGTACGTCGCGGGGCTGGTGGGCGACGGCGACGGCGCCGCCGCGGTCGCCGCCCTCGACGCGCTGATGCCGCCGCCCGTCGACCACGTGCTGCTGCAGGCCGACCTGACCGCGGTGGCCCCCGGCCCGCTGGAGTCGACGCTGGCCAAGCGGCTCCAGCTGCTCGCCGACGTCGAGTCGCGCGGCGGGGCGACGGTCTACCGCTTCACCTCCTCCTCGGTGCGCCGCGCCCTCGACACCGGGTGGTCGGCGGTCGAGGTGCACGACTTCATCTCCTCGGTCTCGCGCACCCCGGTGCCGCAGCCGCTGAGCTACCTCGTCGACGACACCGCCCGCACCTTCGGCTCGATCCGGGTCGGGCACGCCGAGGCGTTCCTGCGCGCCGACGACGAGGCCGCGCTCAGCGAGGTGCTGCACCACCCCAAGGCCGCCTCGCTGGGCCTGCGCCGCATCGCCCCCACCGTCCTCGTCTCCGCCACGCCCCTCGACGTGCTGCTGCCGCGGCTGCGCGAGCTCGGTGCCGCCCCGGTCGTGGAGGGCCCCGACGGCACGGTGCGGGTGGCCCGACCCGACCAGCTGCGCGCCCGCACCCCGCGCGACCGGCGCCCCGAGGGGCTCAGGGCGGCGCGGGGCAGCGCCACCGTCGCGGCCGTGGTCACCGCGGTGCGCGCCGGCGACCGGGCCGCCTCCAGCAGGCCCGCCGGTGCCGGGCAGGCGCTGAGCCCGTCGGGCTCGCTGGCCGCGCTGCGCGAGGCGGTCGAGACCGGCGCCAGCGTGCTGATCGGCTACGTCGACAACCACGGCACCCGCTCCGAGCGCGTCGTCGACCCCCGCAGCGTCGAGGGCGGCACCCTGACCGCCCACGACCACCGGGCCGACGACCTGCGCAGCTTCGCGGTGCACCGGATCACCTCCGTGGCCCCCGTCTCGCCCTGA
- a CDS encoding PP2C family protein-serine/threonine phosphatase, producing the protein MQVELHHGASTDVGLVREVNEDAFLAAPPVFVVADGMGGHDGGDVASAIVVEEFAHLADEGYDPQRGAEAVARTLETCRRRIDAYGAEQRAGGQGGFSAGTTAVVALLVEDDGQPKWLLANLGDSRIYRFNDGRLDQVSVDHSVVQELVDAGAITVEAAAHHPERHVITRALGTSETSEADYFLLPLPAVERLVLCSDGVSGMIDDDEMAGILDGAADPRDAADTMIAAALAAGGRDNATVVVVDVVGLARDHPYDSERQRMSMEQKLGALP; encoded by the coding sequence ATGCAGGTCGAGCTGCACCACGGCGCCTCGACCGACGTGGGGCTCGTGCGGGAGGTCAACGAGGACGCCTTCCTGGCTGCGCCCCCGGTCTTCGTGGTGGCCGACGGGATGGGCGGCCACGACGGCGGCGACGTCGCCAGCGCGATCGTGGTCGAGGAGTTCGCCCACCTCGCCGACGAGGGCTACGACCCCCAGCGCGGTGCCGAGGCGGTCGCGCGGACGCTGGAGACCTGCCGGCGTCGCATCGACGCCTACGGGGCCGAGCAGCGGGCCGGGGGTCAGGGCGGCTTCTCGGCCGGCACCACCGCGGTGGTGGCGCTGCTCGTCGAGGACGACGGGCAGCCCAAGTGGCTGCTGGCCAACCTCGGCGACTCGCGCATCTACCGCTTCAACGACGGCCGGCTCGACCAGGTCAGCGTCGACCACTCGGTCGTCCAGGAGCTCGTCGACGCGGGCGCGATCACCGTCGAGGCAGCCGCCCACCACCCCGAGCGGCACGTCATCACCCGGGCGCTGGGCACCTCCGAGACCTCCGAGGCCGACTACTTCCTGCTCCCGCTGCCGGCGGTCGAGCGGCTCGTGCTGTGCTCCGACGGGGTCAGCGGGATGATCGACGACGACGAGATGGCCGGCATCCTCGACGGGGCCGCCGACCCCCGCGACGCCGCCGACACGATGATCGCCGCCGCCCTGGCCGCCGGGGGTCGCGACAACGCGACCGTGGTGGTCGTCGATGTGGTTGGGTTGGCCCGAGACCACCCCTACGACTCCGAGCGCCAGCGCATGAGCATGGAGCAGAAGCTGGGAGCCCTGCCGTGA
- a CDS encoding histone deacetylase, whose protein sequence is MTHVWYVAYGSNLSLDRLACYVAGGRPPGGTRSHPGARDRTLPERSVPVELPGTTYFAGRSAQWGGGVAYYDHATPGRTAARGYLVTAGQFADIAAQEMHREPRADDPLEQLVLAPLAAGRHEAGPGAYETVVDVGRHEGAPMLTFTAPHGAATAERTRPSPTYLATMARGLGESHGWDEHLAHEYLAGLQKLA, encoded by the coding sequence ATGACCCACGTCTGGTACGTCGCCTACGGCTCCAACCTCAGCCTCGACCGCCTCGCCTGCTACGTCGCCGGCGGGCGCCCGCCCGGCGGCACGCGCAGCCACCCGGGGGCCCGCGACCGGACCCTGCCCGAGCGCAGCGTGCCGGTCGAGCTCCCGGGCACCACCTACTTCGCGGGACGCTCGGCCCAGTGGGGCGGCGGGGTCGCCTACTACGACCACGCGACCCCCGGGCGCACCGCGGCGCGCGGCTACCTGGTCACCGCGGGCCAGTTCGCCGACATCGCCGCCCAGGAGATGCACCGCGAGCCGCGCGCCGACGACCCGCTCGAGCAGCTCGTGCTCGCCCCGCTGGCCGCGGGACGCCACGAGGCCGGGCCCGGGGCCTACGAGACGGTGGTCGACGTGGGCCGCCACGAGGGGGCGCCGATGCTGACCTTCACCGCTCCGCACGGTGCCGCGACCGCCGAGCGCACCCGTCCCTCGCCGACGTACCTGGCCACCATGGCCCGGGGCCTGGGGGAGTCGCACGGCTGGGACGAGCACCTCGCCCACGAGTACCTGGCGGGATTGCAAAAACTCGCTTAG
- a CDS encoding RDD family protein, protein MSTPVAPPGPPPGPPPPPPPAPPARTDLPTADLERRYYAHVVDRALAWTTYAAVAGLGWWLLDGPVVVALLVLGWALVVQVALAVLLGLRGLSPGKALLGLRAVSAATGRPVGVGAALLRGLVVGLAGLPTLLLGAATLAWTSASDRDRQRRGWHDHLAGTVVVDLRPVPEAEEPDDARPRAIVNLTAMRLVPATVRPAVTATRPPTTPPTTPAPARTPRAPTTPPTTPAPARTPRAPTTPPRGSRPSSPPSSPPSSPPADPPAGARRRAVPTDSPTPPAGWQVELDSGERVVVDGLVLLGRGPVAGSGEQVRHLVPLRSQDMSVSKTHAQLQVAADGALVVMDRGSTNGSVVLRAGVSRELTPGKPLTLLEGDTVRLGDRSLRVLQRG, encoded by the coding sequence GTGTCCACCCCCGTCGCACCGCCCGGCCCCCCGCCCGGCCCCCCGCCGCCCCCGCCGCCCGCGCCGCCGGCGCGCACCGACCTGCCGACCGCCGACCTCGAGCGCCGCTACTACGCCCACGTGGTCGACCGGGCCCTGGCCTGGACGACGTACGCCGCCGTCGCGGGTCTCGGCTGGTGGCTGCTCGACGGCCCCGTGGTCGTGGCGCTGCTGGTGCTCGGCTGGGCGCTGGTCGTGCAGGTGGCGCTCGCGGTGCTGCTGGGCCTGCGCGGGCTCAGCCCCGGCAAGGCGCTGCTCGGGCTGCGCGCGGTCTCGGCCGCCACCGGTCGCCCGGTCGGGGTGGGGGCCGCCCTGCTGCGCGGCCTCGTCGTCGGCCTGGCGGGGCTGCCCACGCTGCTGCTCGGCGCCGCCACCCTGGCGTGGACCAGCGCCTCCGACCGCGACCGGCAGCGCCGCGGCTGGCACGACCACCTCGCCGGCACCGTCGTGGTCGACCTGCGCCCGGTGCCCGAGGCCGAGGAGCCCGACGACGCCCGGCCCCGGGCCATCGTCAACCTCACCGCGATGCGGCTCGTGCCCGCGACGGTGCGACCGGCGGTCACCGCCACCCGTCCACCGACCACCCCGCCGACCACACCGGCCCCGGCCCGCACACCCCGGGCGCCGACCACCCCGCCGACCACACCGGCCCCGGCCCGCACACCCCGGGCGCCGACCACCCCGCCGCGGGGTTCGCGCCCCAGCAGCCCACCCAGCAGCCCACCCAGCAGCCCCCCGGCAGACCCGCCTGCCGGGGCGCGGCGCCGCGCGGTCCCCACCGACTCACCCACCCCGCCCGCCGGCTGGCAGGTCGAGCTCGACTCCGGCGAGCGCGTCGTCGTCGACGGCCTGGTGCTGCTGGGGCGCGGCCCGGTGGCCGGCTCCGGGGAGCAGGTGCGCCACCTGGTGCCGCTGCGCTCGCAGGACATGTCGGTCTCCAAGACCCACGCCCAGCTGCAGGTCGCCGCCGACGGCGCCCTGGTGGTGATGGACCGCGGCTCCACCAACGGCTCGGTCGTGCTGCGCGCGGGCGTCTCGCGCGAGCTGACCCCCGGCAAGCCGCTGACCCTGCTCGAGGGCGACACCGTGCGGCTGGGGGACCGCAGCCTGCGGGTGCTGCAGCGGGGCTGA
- a CDS encoding FHA domain-containing protein — protein sequence MTSPDTAAVDTAAVPTRAYLPGEWYVVLGAEVVVALPSEERERAAAAWSLVEAGASADEVLDALLGAGLSTLGGLALVSEHDGATRVLLRGRAGWSGDGADGPVEATGGLASTWHEQRVRGVRSWTLDLPGAVVERGAHAGEPDHDPEQQGWPVAAGLVRAACVRHGAVLARPEAPAAAVAPAAQPDPDPEPDPEPPSEPEPEPEPVDETPVTPSAWSPGQSDHDGMTKSGDWGREEFQRHQPGIPGQPQAPSITASPVARLVVSHGEEVEVDRVVLVGRAPEARRFTSTEQPRLVTVPSPQQEISSTHLEVRPGSGADHGSAVVTDLGSTNGTVLVQPGLPPESLQPGIAVQLIPGAIIDLGDGVSIQVVRP from the coding sequence GTGACGTCCCCCGACACCGCTGCCGTCGACACCGCTGCCGTCCCGACCCGTGCCTACCTGCCGGGCGAGTGGTACGTCGTCCTGGGCGCCGAGGTGGTCGTGGCGCTGCCGAGCGAGGAGCGCGAGCGCGCCGCCGCGGCGTGGTCGCTGGTCGAGGCCGGCGCGAGCGCCGACGAGGTGCTCGACGCGCTGCTCGGGGCGGGCCTCAGCACCCTGGGCGGCCTCGCGCTGGTCAGCGAGCACGACGGCGCCACCCGGGTCCTGCTGCGCGGCCGGGCCGGCTGGTCCGGCGACGGCGCCGACGGGCCGGTGGAGGCCACCGGCGGGCTCGCCTCCACCTGGCACGAGCAGCGGGTGCGTGGCGTGCGGTCCTGGACCCTCGACCTGCCCGGTGCCGTCGTCGAGCGGGGAGCCCACGCCGGCGAGCCCGACCACGACCCGGAGCAGCAGGGGTGGCCGGTCGCCGCGGGCCTGGTGCGCGCCGCCTGCGTGCGGCACGGCGCGGTCCTGGCCCGGCCCGAGGCCCCCGCCGCCGCCGTCGCGCCGGCGGCCCAGCCCGATCCCGATCCTGAGCCCGATCCTGAGCCCCCGTCCGAGCCGGAGCCCGAGCCGGAGCCCGTGGACGAGACACCGGTGACCCCGTCGGCGTGGAGCCCCGGGCAGTCCGACCACGACGGGATGACCAAGAGCGGCGACTGGGGCCGCGAGGAGTTCCAGCGCCACCAGCCGGGCATCCCCGGCCAGCCGCAGGCGCCCAGCATCACCGCGTCCCCGGTGGCCCGGCTCGTCGTCTCGCACGGCGAGGAGGTCGAGGTCGACCGGGTCGTCCTGGTGGGCCGCGCCCCCGAGGCCCGCCGCTTCACCTCCACCGAGCAGCCGCGCCTGGTGACCGTGCCGAGCCCGCAGCAGGAGATCTCCTCCACGCACCTCGAGGTGCGGCCGGGGTCGGGCGCCGACCACGGCAGCGCCGTCGTCACCGACCTCGGCTCCACCAACGGCACCGTGCTGGTCCAGCCGGGGCTGCCCCCCGAGTCGCTGCAGCCCGGCATCGCGGTGCAGCTCATCCCCGGCGCCATCATCGACCTCGGTGACGGGGTCAGCATCCAGGTCGTCCGGCCCTGA